TACCGCCACGGCGCCGTACGCGGACGCAGCCAGGTGCACAACCCCCGCACCGACAGCTGGGTCAAGCGCGACAGCGCCACCGGACGCTTCAAAGACGGCAAGGCCGACAGCGCGCCCTTCAAGGGGGTGCGCAAAGAAAAGTAAGCCGTCCGGGTCTCGTCCACCCGAACGGCCTCGTCCTGAGCCCCTGGATTGTGGTCTGCAGGTAAGGAAAGTGTATCCACCTGCAGGCCTTCACCACAAGGAGAAGAGTCCCATGGATACGACCGATACGCTCTACCGCATCACCATTGACGGCACCGAGTACACCACCACCGATTCGACCCTCACCCCGGAGCAGCTCCGCCGGATGGCCCAACTCCCGGCCACGCGGAGCCTGCTCCTGCTCCGCACGGGTGGAGACCTCCAGCCGATCACTGAGGGTGCGCTGGTCAACCTGAACGGCCACGGCATCGAGACGTTCATCAGCCGCGACACGCCCCCGGCGCACGACCAGATCCACTACAAGCTCCAGGTGGATCACGAGGTGTACGAAACCCGCAGCGCCACCATGACCGGACGCGACATCAAGGCGCTGGCCGGTCTCCCCGCCACGGTTTCCCTCTACCTGAAGCGGCCCGGGAACGATCAGGCTGTGACAGACGAACAGGTGATCGATCTCAGCCCTGCCGGCATCGAGCAGTTCACCACCCAGGGGCCCGCATCCGCCAACGTTCACGTGAGCGTGACCTACACGACCACCGCCCGGAAAAAGGAAGTCATCGCGCCGCTCACCGACACCCTGCAGATGGTCGTCACCAAGGGCTACGAGAAGCTGGGGGAAACGCCCCGTGACGGCGACGCGGTGCTGACCAGCGCGCAGCCCCGCATCGATCTGCAGCCCCACCTGAATGACACCCTGCACACGCTGCTGGCCGTCGGCCTGGTGGTGGGTACCGCGCCGCACCTCACGCTGAACATTGACATCGAAGCCGCTGCCGGGGGCGCCTGAATGAGCGCGGCCAGTCAGGTTCTTTCCGGGGCATTCCTCACTGAGTTCCTCGAATCGCCCGACTGGCAGCGTGAAGCCGAGCGGTGGGGCTGGGCGATTCAGC
This genomic interval from Deinococcus metalli contains the following:
- a CDS encoding multiubiquitin domain-containing protein, which translates into the protein MDTTDTLYRITIDGTEYTTTDSTLTPEQLRRMAQLPATRSLLLLRTGGDLQPITEGALVNLNGHGIETFISRDTPPAHDQIHYKLQVDHEVYETRSATMTGRDIKALAGLPATVSLYLKRPGNDQAVTDEQVIDLSPAGIEQFTTQGPASANVHVSVTYTTTARKKEVIAPLTDTLQMVVTKGYEKLGETPRDGDAVLTSAQPRIDLQPHLNDTLHTLLAVGLVVGTAPHLTLNIDIEAAAGGA